The genomic interval GGTGGAGGATCCCACGGCGgtgttctgggggaaggagctgaggatgggccCGGGCAGGGTGACCACCACGGGGGACGGCTGGATGACCACGCGGGAGTCCTGGCACTGCCGCACACAGGGCTCGTTGCAGCTGTTGGCCAGCGGGGTGGGGCCGCAGGGCCGGCACAGGTCGTagcaggaca from Haemorhous mexicanus isolate bHaeMex1 chromosome 31, bHaeMex1.pri, whole genome shotgun sequence carries:
- the LOC132340243 gene encoding feather keratin 1 — translated: MSCYDLCRPCGPTPLANSCNEPCVRQCQDSRVVIQPSPVVVTLPGPILSSFPQNTAVGSSTSAAVGSILSEEGVPINSGGFGLSGISGLGGRYCGRRCLPC